A region from the Malus domestica chromosome 07, GDT2T_hap1 genome encodes:
- the LOC103439260 gene encoding remorin-like, protein MGATMEEQRRKEEAEPSLPVERPLEVEPPLASAPSDVAVEEKAAVVPRSDVDVKGGDDVKALAVVNKVPETLVKKASGGSIDRDIALAGLEKEKSMSFIRAWEESEKTKAENKAQKKLSDVTAWESSRKAAVEAKLRSIEEQLEKKKAQYAEKMKNKVALLQKQADEKRAMVLAQKGEELLKAEETAAKYRATGSIPKKFLGCF, encoded by the exons ATGGGAGCAACGATGGAGGAGCAGCggaggaaggaggaggcagAACCGTCTCTGCCGGTGGAGCGGCCTCTAGAGGTTGAGCCTCCGCTGGCTTCGGCCCCTAGCGACGTCGCGGTTGAGGAGAAGGCGGCTGTGGTTCCGCGGAGTGATGTGGATGTTAAGGGCGGTGATGATGTCAAGGCTCTCGCCGTAGTTAACA AGGTTCCGGAAACTCTGGTGAAAAAGGCATCAGGAGGATCAATTGACAGAG ATATAGCACTTGCAGGACTGGAGAAAGAAAAGAGTATGTCTTTTATCAGGGCATGGGAAGAAAGTGAAAAAACTAAGGCAGAGAACAA GGCCCAAAAGAAGCTTTCTGATGTTACTGCATGGGAAAGCAGCAGGAAAGCAGCTGTGGAAGCCAAACTCAGAAGCATCGAG GAACAATTGGAGAAGAAAAAGGCACAGTAcgcagaaaaaatgaaaaacaaagttgcCTTACTGCAGAAACAAGCAGATGAAAAGAGAGCAATGGTTTTAGCCCAGAAAGGGGAAGAACTTCTCAAGGCTGAAGAGACCGCTGCTAAGTACCGTGCGACCGGAAGCATTCCAAAGAAGTTCCTCGGTTGCTTTTGA
- the LOC103439259 gene encoding transcription factor MYB17 encodes MGRTPCCDNKKDLKKGPWSPEEDELLLNYISKNHGHGSWRSLPKLAGLQRCGKSCRLRWINYLRPDIKRGPFNKDEEQLIIQLHGMLGNRWATIASQLPGRTDNEIKNLWNTHLRKRLIAMGIDPQTHELLASNCLNHNASASAATRHMAQWESARLEAEARLSRESSIFSHAPEKSESDHFLRLWNSNVGKSFRKLTWDKFACQSPISQASSSTKCGLLSAVTTEVGNNLTGSSTMAGNQNEDLAYRPFLINTEDVEYKPFQFNTEEEGHKLFQSNTEAGEFKICQSNTEDRMTGSVSSCSNDLENSSDTALQLLLDYPINDDMSFLENNADD; translated from the exons aTGGGAAGGACTCCATGTTGTGACAACAAGAAGGACTTGAAGAAAGGGCCATGGTCGCCTGAGGAAGATGAGCTTCTTCTGAACTACATCAGCAAGAACCATGGCCACGGAAGCTGGCGTTCTCTTCCCAAGCTTGCAG GTCTTCAACGCTGTGGGAAGAGCTGCCGGCTAAGGTGGATAAATTATCTCAGGCCGGACATCAAACGAGGCCCCTTCAACAAGGACGAAGAGCAACTCATCATACAGCTTCATGGCATGCTCGGAAACAG GTGGGCTACTATAGCTTCTCAGTTGCCTGGAAGAACTGACAATGAGATCAAGAACTTATGGAACACGCACCTGAGGAAGCGCCTTATCGCCATGGGGATTGATCCGCAAACACATGAGCTTCTTGCCTCTAACTGCTTAAATCACAATGCATCTGCTTCCGCGGCCACCCGTCACATGGCACAATGGGAGAGTGCCAGGCTTGAAGCTGAGGCTAGGCTTTCCAGGGAGTCATCAATCTTCAGCCATGCTCCAGAGAAATCTGAGTCTGACCATTTTCTGCGCTTGTGGAACTCCAATGTTGGAAAATCATTCAGAAAGCTTACGTGGGATAAATTTGCGTGCCAAAGCCCCATTTCTCAGGCATCTTCGTCGACCAAATGTGGATTGCTGTCAGCCGTGACAACAGAAGTTGGCAACAACTTAACAGGGTCATCAACCATGGCAGGCAATCAAAATGAAGATTTGGCATACAGACCTTTCTTGATCAACACTGAAGATGTAGAATATAAACCCTTCCAGTTCAACACTGAAGAGGAAGGGCACAAACTCTTCCAGTCCAACACCGAAGCGGGGGAATTCAAGATCTGCCAGTCTAACACTGAAGACAGGATGACGGGGTCTGTCTCCTCGTGCTCAAATGATTTGGAGAACTCATCCGATACTGCACTACAGCTGCTGCTGGATTACCCAATTAACGATGACATGAGCTTCTTAGAAAACAATGCGGATGACTAA
- the LOC139197401 gene encoding uncharacterized protein, with translation MTTQPGTNWTLLEDVALCTSWVQVTHDSITGNEMQLREMWSLIHTNYLEKMGGQRTKESMSSRWKLLSQSFSTWRDALAQASGNLRSGENLTDQELQAQAWYDAKTKSKNKTFTRFECWNIVKDCPKFRVVHVGPEVFMNSTPLHSTPEHASHDHDEDDEEVPETPPVEQASGSTRYPIRPQGKKASKRKGNASKNDYAKYMEDLTRQGELNLAREMAKFEADKAREDAKAAAFERKFEADERERELLRQEREHKREERMAERDRDIMKEPLEGKSPDSKYFWKSEKADVLRRRRAREARARGDGPSTTREDYPSMTREDHPSTTNWLGDGYHPFTNP, from the exons atgactactcaaccaggtacgaattggacgcttcttgaagatgttgcgttgtgtactagttgggttcaagttactcatgattcgattacgggtaatgagatgcagttgcgagaaatgtggagtcttattcataccaattatcttgagaaaatgggtgggcaaagaactaaggaatcgatgtccagtcgttggaaattacttagtcaatcgtttagtacgtggagagacgccttggcacaagctagtggtaatcttcgaagtggggaaaatttaacggatcag gaacttcaagcacaagcttggtatgatgccaaaaccaaaagcaaaaacaaaacattcacccggtttgaatgttggaatattgtcaaagattgtcctaaatttagAGTTGTGCATGTCGGTCCAGAAGTTTTCATGAACAGCACCCCTCTACACTCTACACCTGAGCATGCCTCGCATGatcatgatgaagatgatgaagaagtgcctgaaacgccccccgttgaacaagcgtcggggtcgacccgttatccaattaggcctcaaggtaagaaggcttcaaagagaaaaggcaatgcttccaagaatgattatgcaaagtatatggaagaTCTTACCCGCCAAGGTGAATTGAATTTGGCCCGGGAAATGGctaaatttgaggctgataaggctagagaggatgcaaaagctgcagcttttgagagaaaatttgaagctgatgagagagaaagagaactacttcggcaagaaagggaacataaaagagaagaaagaatggctgaacgagatcgtgacattatgaaggagcctttagaagggaagtctccagactctaaatatttttggaagtcagAGAAAGCGGATGTGTtgcgaaggaggcgtgcaagagaagcgagagcaagaggagatggtcctagcaccacAAGAGAAGATTATCCTAGCATgacaagagaagatcatcctagcaccacaaattggttaggtgATGGTTATCATCCATTCACGaacccataa